A single genomic interval of Devosia oryziradicis harbors:
- a CDS encoding flagellar basal body rod C-terminal domain-containing protein has translation MSISAINIATGGMQRAADRFEASANRVARFGTGLGGEVDLTTEMVDVMMAQTDFEAATKVVKVADNMAGALLDILA, from the coding sequence ATGAGCATTTCCGCAATCAACATCGCCACTGGCGGCATGCAGCGTGCCGCCGACCGCTTCGAGGCCAGCGCCAACCGCGTCGCGCGCTTTGGCACGGGCCTTGGCGGTGAAGTCGATCTCACCACCGAGATGGTCGACGTCATGATGGCGCAAACCGACTTCGAGGCCGCCACCAAGGTCGTCAAGGTCGCCGACAACATGGCCGGCGCGTTGCTCGATATTCTGGCCTAG
- a CDS encoding cysteine hydrolase family protein, giving the protein MPELITRPRRALIVVDVQNDYDGGNLPIEYPPFSETVKHVGQAMDIATAHGIPVVVIRMNLPETAKVFAKGTHGAELHPEVASRPHDHLIGKTQPSAFTGTDLELWLRQRQIDTVTVVGYMTHNCDLSTVIHAMHMGFAVELLDDATGAVPYSNAAGSATAEEIHRVSLVIMQARFAAVLSTADWGAHVAGGTLPHRDTLYESNLRARRVA; this is encoded by the coding sequence ATGCCTGAACTCATCACCCGGCCGCGCCGCGCGCTCATCGTCGTCGACGTGCAGAACGATTATGACGGCGGCAATCTGCCGATTGAATATCCACCCTTCAGCGAAACGGTGAAGCATGTGGGCCAGGCGATGGACATCGCCACGGCCCACGGTATTCCCGTCGTCGTCATCCGCATGAACCTGCCCGAAACCGCCAAGGTATTCGCAAAGGGCACCCATGGTGCCGAGCTGCATCCGGAAGTTGCCAGCCGGCCGCATGACCATCTCATCGGCAAGACCCAGCCCAGCGCCTTTACCGGCACGGACCTCGAATTGTGGCTGCGCCAGCGCCAGATCGATACGGTCACCGTCGTCGGCTACATGACGCATAATTGCGACCTGTCCACGGTCATCCACGCCATGCATATGGGCTTTGCAGTGGAACTGCTCGACGACGCAACCGGCGCGGTTCCCTATAGCAATGCCGCCGGCTCGGCCACTGCCGAGGAAATCCATCGCGTGTCGCTGGTGATCATGCAGGCCCGCTTTGCAGCAGTCCTTTCCACGGCCGACTGGGGCGCCCACGTGGCGGGCGGTACGTTGCCCCATCGCGACACGCTCTACGAATCCAACCTGCGTGCGCGCCGCGTGGCCTGA
- the ykgO gene encoding type B 50S ribosomal protein L36, producing MKIRNSLKALMTRHRANKLVRRRGRVYIINKVDKRYKARQG from the coding sequence ATGAAGATCCGCAACTCGCTGAAGGCGCTGATGACTCGCCACCGCGCGAACAAGCTCGTCCGCCGTCGCGGCCGGGTTTACATCATCAACAAGGTGGACAAGCGCTACAAGGCCCGCCAGGGCTAA
- a CDS encoding response regulator: MATEEITKRGVLVADSSQNMASLVTVMLRSLGRKDIREAYDASRVMLEVRRRAFDVIIIDDALEGMDGVAFTRKLRAMTDCQNRLTPVIMMSAAPDAKRIADARDAGVTEFLRKPFAASHLQTRLVSIEANPRGFIEAAAYNGPDRRRRTVDVGSKDRREGQSKAG; encoded by the coding sequence ATGGCGACAGAGGAAATCACCAAGCGCGGCGTCCTGGTCGCCGACTCCTCCCAGAATATGGCCTCCCTGGTCACGGTCATGCTGCGCAGCCTTGGCCGCAAGGATATAAGGGAAGCCTATGACGCCAGCCGCGTCATGCTCGAAGTGCGCCGCCGCGCCTTCGACGTCATCATTATCGACGATGCGCTGGAGGGCATGGACGGTGTTGCCTTTACGCGCAAACTGCGGGCCATGACCGACTGCCAGAACCGTCTCACGCCCGTCATCATGATGAGCGCGGCGCCCGACGCCAAACGCATTGCCGACGCCCGCGATGCCGGGGTCACCGAATTCCTGCGCAAGCCCTTCGCCGCCAGCCATCTCCAGACCCGCCTCGTCAGCATCGAGGCCAATCCGCGCGGCTTTATCGAGGCGGCCGCCTATAACGGCCCCGACCGCCGCCGCAGAACGGTTGACGTCGGCAGCAAGGACCGTCGCGAAGGCCAGTCGAAGGCAGGCTAA
- the pyk gene encoding pyruvate kinase, whose translation MRRMRRAKIIATLGPASHEEKMIEELAKAGADVFRINMSHASHDLLRQTVERIRNVEKRLNHPLGVLVDLQGPKLRVWKFAEGSVNLVAGQKFTLDSEKNDNGNAERVYLPHPEIIESVSVGDRLLLDDGKLALRATKVGGGAIETEVIYGGKLSDKKGVSLPDTLLPTGALTEKDHADLLAGLAADADWIALSFVQRPEDIIDVRKIVQGRAGVMAKIEKPQAIDRLEEIIKLCDAIMVARGDLGVELPLETVPGLQKRMIRMARRYGKPVVVATQMLESMITAPVPTRAEVSDVSIAVFEGADAVMLSAESASGQYPVEAVSTMNKVAVAVETDANYRGIIRAAQTEPEATAADAISAATRQVAETLDLAAIVTYTASGSTGIRAARERPSKPIIVLSPNQRTIRRMSVVWGVHCVQTEDAVSLEDMVDRACVIAYQEGFARPGDRIAITAGIPLGTPGATNMLRIAFVRQDGAGSS comes from the coding sequence ATGAGACGCATGAGACGCGCGAAGATCATCGCCACACTCGGGCCCGCCAGCCACGAAGAAAAGATGATCGAGGAACTGGCCAAGGCCGGCGCGGACGTGTTCCGCATCAATATGAGCCATGCCAGCCACGACCTGCTGCGGCAGACCGTCGAGCGCATCCGCAACGTCGAAAAGCGTCTCAATCACCCGCTGGGCGTCCTGGTCGACCTGCAGGGCCCCAAGCTGCGCGTCTGGAAGTTCGCCGAAGGCTCGGTGAACCTGGTTGCCGGGCAGAAGTTCACACTCGACAGCGAGAAGAACGACAACGGCAACGCCGAGCGCGTCTACCTGCCCCACCCTGAGATCATCGAGAGCGTCTCGGTGGGTGACCGCCTGCTGCTCGACGACGGCAAGCTGGCACTGCGGGCGACCAAGGTCGGCGGCGGCGCCATCGAGACCGAGGTCATCTATGGCGGCAAGCTCAGCGACAAGAAGGGCGTATCCCTGCCCGATACGCTGCTGCCGACCGGTGCGCTGACCGAAAAGGATCATGCCGATCTGCTGGCCGGCCTGGCTGCCGATGCCGACTGGATCGCCCTCTCCTTCGTGCAGCGCCCCGAGGACATCATCGATGTCCGCAAGATCGTCCAGGGCCGTGCCGGCGTCATGGCCAAGATCGAAAAGCCCCAGGCCATCGATCGGCTCGAAGAAATCATCAAACTGTGCGACGCCATCATGGTGGCGCGTGGCGATCTGGGCGTCGAACTGCCGCTCGAAACGGTGCCCGGCCTGCAGAAGCGCATGATCCGCATGGCGCGCCGCTATGGCAAGCCGGTGGTCGTCGCCACCCAGATGCTCGAATCCATGATCACCGCGCCGGTACCGACCCGCGCCGAGGTCTCGGACGTGTCGATTGCTGTGTTCGAAGGTGCCGATGCCGTGATGCTCTCGGCCGAATCCGCGTCCGGCCAGTATCCGGTCGAAGCCGTTTCCACCATGAACAAGGTGGCCGTCGCCGTCGAGACCGATGCCAACTATCGCGGCATCATCCGCGCCGCCCAGACCGAGCCGGAAGCGACGGCTGCGGACGCCATTTCGGCCGCAACGCGCCAGGTCGCCGAGACCCTCGACCTGGCCGCCATCGTGACCTACACGGCATCAGGCTCGACCGGCATCCGCGCCGCTCGCGAGCGTCCCAGCAAGCCCATCATCGTGCTCTCGCCAAACCAACGCACCATCCGCCGCATGTCGGTGGTCTGGGGCGTCCATTGCGTTCAGACCGAGGATGCCGTCTCGCTCGAAGACATGGTCGATCGCGCCTGCGTCATTGCCTACCAGGAGGGCTTTGCCCGCCCCGGCGACCGCATCGCCATCACCGCCGGCATTCCGCTGGGCACGCCGGGCGCCACCAACATGCTGCGCATCGCCTTCGTCCGCCAGGACGGCGCCGGCTCGAGCTGA
- a CDS encoding DUF1036 domain-containing protein, whose product MHIPRLGMTLIGAMLASLAFFATPAHADLRVCNESANLVSVALGYRAERGWMSEGWWQTPPGDCRVLYQGDLERRFYYLFAVDDIGGGAWDGSVFMCTRDETFTIFGVEDCLARGYERTGFFEIDTQNRTDWTLQLTESATGPAVVGPEGGDLEDPTFLVDPDDVTTDGPQDDINTQETDTQ is encoded by the coding sequence TTGCATATCCCCCGTCTCGGCATGACCCTGATCGGCGCGATGCTCGCAAGCCTCGCCTTTTTCGCGACGCCGGCGCATGCCGACCTGCGCGTCTGCAATGAAAGCGCCAACCTTGTATCAGTGGCCCTGGGCTATCGCGCCGAGCGCGGCTGGATGAGCGAAGGCTGGTGGCAGACCCCGCCGGGCGATTGCCGCGTGCTCTACCAGGGCGACCTCGAACGGCGCTTCTACTATCTCTTCGCGGTCGACGATATCGGCGGCGGCGCATGGGACGGTTCGGTTTTCATGTGCACGCGTGACGAAACCTTCACGATATTCGGGGTTGAGGATTGCCTCGCTCGCGGCTATGAGCGCACCGGTTTCTTTGAAATCGATACGCAGAACCGGACCGACTGGACCCTGCAGCTCACCGAGAGCGCCACCGGCCCTGCCGTGGTGGGTCCGGAGGGCGGCGATCTCGAAGACCCCACATTCCTTGTCGACCCTGACGACGTCACCACGGACGGCCCGCAGGACGACATAAATACGCAGGAAACGGACACGCAATGA
- a CDS encoding aspartate/glutamate racemase family protein — MKTIGLIGGMSWESTAVYYRLINQAVRRQRGGLHSAEIALRSLDFTRVVELQQAGRWDDAGRLLGEAGAGLARSGAACVLICTNTMHLVADPVAAMSGVPLIDIIDETACALRADGHRKPLLLATRYTMEHGFYAQRMARHGIDVVVPDNQDRGVVHDVIFNELCQGQVREASRARYLAIIEAARARGIDSVILGCTEISLLVDPASLPLPGYDSTAIHADAAVRFALSDIMEQAA; from the coding sequence ATGAAGACCATTGGCCTGATCGGCGGCATGAGCTGGGAATCCACCGCCGTATACTACCGGTTGATCAACCAGGCGGTACGGCGCCAGCGTGGCGGCCTGCACTCGGCGGAGATCGCCTTGCGGTCGCTGGATTTTACCAGGGTAGTCGAATTGCAGCAGGCCGGCCGTTGGGACGATGCCGGTCGGCTGCTGGGCGAAGCAGGCGCCGGCCTGGCGCGTTCGGGTGCCGCCTGCGTGCTGATCTGCACCAACACCATGCATCTGGTGGCCGACCCCGTGGCGGCGATGAGCGGGGTGCCGCTTATCGACATCATCGACGAAACCGCCTGTGCGCTGCGCGCAGATGGTCACCGCAAGCCCTTGCTGCTGGCGACCCGCTACACCATGGAGCACGGCTTTTATGCCCAGCGCATGGCGCGCCACGGCATCGACGTAGTGGTGCCCGACAATCAGGACCGCGGGGTGGTTCATGACGTGATTTTCAATGAACTCTGCCAGGGACAGGTCCGCGAAGCCTCGCGCGCCCGCTATCTGGCGATCATCGAAGCGGCGCGTGCAAGGGGCATCGACTCCGTCATTCTGGGCTGCACCGAAATCTCGTTGCTGGTTGATCCGGCATCCCTGCCCCTGCCCGGCTACGACTCCACGGCCATCCACGCCGATGCTGCAGTACGTTTCGCTCTATCGGACATCATGGAGCAGGCCGCCTGA
- a CDS encoding DUF2312 domain-containing protein gives MAIEDSVAQDQLRAFIERIERMEEEKAAIAADIKEIYAEAKGNGFDTKILRKIVAIRKQDANERMEQEAILELYMAALGMVAAPPED, from the coding sequence ATGGCCATCGAAGACAGCGTTGCCCAGGACCAGCTCCGGGCGTTCATCGAGCGTATCGAGCGCATGGAAGAAGAAAAGGCGGCCATCGCCGCCGACATCAAGGAAATCTACGCCGAGGCCAAGGGCAACGGCTTCGATACCAAGATCCTCCGCAAGATCGTCGCCATCCGCAAGCAGGATGCCAATGAGCGCATGGAGCAGGAAGCGATTCTGGAGCTCTACATGGCCGCGCTCGGCATGGTCGCAGCGCCGCCGGAAGACTAG
- a CDS encoding SRPBCC family protein, with product MLKARTLTVEIARPPDDVYQFLVNPANLAGWTLVQNGRPHPEAGPHSWAYDGPRGTVLVHFTAPNPFLVLDYRMQVGPQVIHAAFVRIIRNGAGSVLTHTSVQQPLVSDEMFASEEEWMLSDLMVLKTLLEGK from the coding sequence TTGCTCAAGGCCCGAACGCTAACGGTCGAGATCGCTCGGCCGCCCGATGATGTCTACCAATTCCTGGTCAACCCCGCCAACCTGGCCGGCTGGACCCTGGTGCAGAACGGGCGTCCCCATCCCGAGGCAGGGCCACATAGCTGGGCCTATGATGGCCCCCGAGGCACGGTATTGGTGCATTTCACCGCGCCCAATCCATTCCTGGTGCTGGATTATCGCATGCAGGTGGGGCCGCAGGTGATCCACGCCGCCTTTGTCCGGATCATCCGCAATGGCGCCGGGTCGGTCTTGACGCATACGTCGGTGCAACAGCCGCTGGTCTCCGACGAAATGTTCGCCTCGGAGGAAGAGTGGATGCTGTCCGATCTGATGGTGCTCAAGACGCTGCTCGAGGGCAAGTAG
- a CDS encoding ABC transporter ATP-binding protein, with product MDQTPINLLEIKDLKKTFSISGGLLSRRLTLTALSDINFTIRQGETLGIVGESGCGKSTLGRCILQLLAPDEGKVLWLGQDLTKLPAEEMRKRRADLQIIFQDPLASLNPRMTVGEIIADPLRTLRPELNKDERRARVLKIMEAVGLLPEMINRYPHEFSGGQAQRIGIARALITEPKLIVCDEPVSALDVSIQAQILNLLAELKDEFGLTLIFISHNLSVVRHVSDRILVLYLGRIVELASGDEIYEDPKHPYTRALLTAVPVPDPRLARQRNIDALRGEIPSPINPPSGCTFRTRCRFAKPFCAETRPPLERLENGRLVACHRWREIEVPEDAVLGV from the coding sequence ATGGACCAGACCCCGATCAACCTGCTCGAGATCAAGGATCTCAAGAAGACGTTCTCGATTTCGGGTGGCCTGCTGAGCCGCCGGCTGACCCTGACGGCGCTCAGCGACATCAATTTCACCATCCGCCAGGGCGAGACGCTGGGCATCGTGGGCGAGAGCGGCTGCGGCAAGTCCACGCTGGGCCGCTGCATCCTGCAATTGCTGGCCCCCGACGAGGGCAAGGTGCTCTGGCTGGGACAGGATCTGACCAAGCTGCCGGCCGAGGAGATGCGCAAGCGCCGGGCGGACCTGCAGATCATCTTCCAGGATCCGCTGGCCTCGCTCAATCCGCGCATGACGGTGGGTGAGATCATCGCCGATCCCCTCCGCACATTGCGGCCGGAACTGAACAAGGACGAGCGTCGCGCGCGCGTGCTCAAGATCATGGAAGCGGTGGGGCTGCTGCCCGAGATGATCAACCGCTACCCGCACGAATTTTCGGGCGGGCAGGCGCAGCGCATCGGCATTGCCCGGGCGCTGATCACCGAGCCCAAGCTGATCGTGTGTGACGAGCCGGTTTCGGCGCTCGACGTGTCCATCCAGGCGCAGATCCTCAATCTTCTGGCCGAGCTCAAGGACGAGTTCGGACTGACGCTGATCTTCATCTCGCACAATCTGAGTGTGGTGCGGCATGTGTCGGACCGCATCCTGGTGCTCTATCTCGGTCGCATTGTCGAACTGGCCAGCGGGGACGAGATCTATGAAGATCCCAAGCACCCCTATACGCGGGCACTGCTGACGGCCGTGCCGGTCCCCGACCCGCGCCTGGCGCGGCAACGCAATATCGATGCGCTGCGAGGGGAAATCCCCTCGCCGATCAACCCGCCATCGGGCTGCACCTTCCGAACGCGCTGCCGCTTCGCAAAGCCGTTCTGTGCCGAGACGCGCCCGCCGCTCGAGCGGCTCGAGAATGGTCGGCTGGTAGCCTGCCACCGCTGGCGCGAAATCGAAGTGCCGGAAGATGCGGTGCTGGGGGTGTAG
- a CDS encoding GlxA family transcriptional regulator has translation MASLLVATLAFPGISAFHLSIPCTVFGEDRTKLGLPRFDFRVCGEQQGAIRTSAGLSVLLEHDLSVAERADILVVPSWRAAATRPDPALVETVRRAEARGATIIGLCLGAFVLAESGVLDGRSATTHWAATELLASRYSRIDVQPNVLYVDEGRIITSAGVAAGLDCCLHIVRRDYGAEIAARLARTLVVAPHRQGGQAQFLERPLPQSQTDARLAAAIEAVRRNASAPHDLDSVAALAQMSRRTFTRRFHAATGASFSQWLLEERLTLARRLLETTHHGIDAVAMQAGFANAVSLRQHFAARLGTTPMRYRREFSTSAG, from the coding sequence ATGGCTTCATTGCTGGTTGCGACGCTAGCCTTTCCCGGCATCAGCGCATTTCATCTGTCCATACCCTGCACGGTGTTTGGGGAAGATCGGACCAAGCTGGGGCTACCCCGCTTCGACTTTCGCGTGTGCGGCGAGCAGCAGGGGGCGATCCGCACCAGCGCCGGGCTATCCGTGCTACTCGAACACGACCTGTCGGTTGCCGAACGAGCCGACATTCTGGTGGTGCCGAGCTGGCGCGCTGCGGCCACGCGGCCCGACCCCGCGCTGGTCGAGACGGTTCGGCGGGCCGAGGCAAGGGGCGCCACCATTATCGGGCTGTGCCTTGGCGCCTTTGTCCTGGCCGAAAGCGGCGTTCTCGATGGACGATCGGCAACCACGCACTGGGCGGCGACGGAGCTGCTGGCCAGCCGCTACAGTCGGATCGACGTGCAGCCCAACGTGCTCTATGTCGATGAGGGCAGGATTATCACCTCCGCCGGTGTCGCGGCGGGACTTGATTGCTGCCTCCATATCGTGCGGCGCGACTATGGCGCGGAGATCGCCGCGCGGCTGGCACGCACGCTGGTGGTGGCGCCACACCGGCAGGGAGGGCAAGCCCAGTTTCTCGAGCGACCGCTGCCACAGAGCCAGACCGATGCGAGGCTTGCCGCTGCGATCGAGGCGGTACGGCGCAATGCCAGTGCGCCGCACGACCTGGACAGCGTCGCGGCGCTGGCACAGATGAGCCGGCGCACCTTCACCCGCCGGTTCCACGCCGCAACCGGCGCGAGCTTCAGCCAGTGGTTGCTGGAAGAACGCCTGACATTGGCGAGACGCTTGCTGGAGACCACCCATCACGGCATTGACGCGGTCGCGATGCAGGCGGGTTTTGCCAATGCCGTTTCGCTGCGCCAGCACTTTGCTGCGCGGCTGGGAACAACGCCGATGCGCTACCGGCGCGAGTTCTCGACCAGCGCCGGTTAA
- a CDS encoding Lrp/AsnC family transcriptional regulator: protein MLDERDRKILDLLQANAEMAVNDIADAVALSASACSRRIARLREDGYITRSMAVLDRKKVGLPTTVFVIVRTGKHEAGWLDQFHAAVSAIPEIVEVHRLTGNFDYVLKLVLPNVEHYDVIYRRLVGRVELFDMSAYISMETVKLATGVPTNYVD from the coding sequence ATGCTTGATGAGCGCGACCGGAAGATTCTCGACCTGTTGCAGGCCAATGCAGAGATGGCGGTCAATGACATTGCCGATGCCGTGGCCCTGTCGGCTTCCGCCTGTTCGCGGCGGATCGCGCGGCTACGCGAGGATGGCTATATCACGCGCAGCATGGCCGTGCTGGACCGCAAGAAGGTGGGCCTGCCGACCACGGTGTTCGTCATCGTGCGCACCGGCAAGCACGAAGCCGGGTGGCTCGACCAGTTTCACGCCGCAGTCAGCGCCATCCCCGAAATTGTTGAGGTGCATCGGCTCACCGGCAATTTCGACTATGTCCTCAAACTGGTGCTACCCAATGTAGAGCATTACGACGTCATTTACCGGCGTCTGGTTGGACGGGTCGAACTGTTCGATATGTCGGCCTATATCTCGATGGAGACAGTCAAACTGGCGACCGGCGTGCCGACGAATTACGTCGACTAG
- a CDS encoding sensor histidine kinase translates to MSAIPAAIGLMLVFLAVFAAIFGYFLAIGIKQTEERLVERSSAAVQVVSSNAFWIAEVAHQTLRRVDAALGPTMSGSIADLGPVLEGLPSVTEVYIIDAEARTIYSTVPGAGAVSVADRDYFIAVRDGAPFYTSPLLISRLTGDRIFVFSKRVERDGKFAGAIMVSFPESLMEELWRNLDFEDTSTISLVRDDGQLIARYPPTEGPVDLSETPLFTVHLKTGSTGTYTSARSPVDGVARVVSYRQVPGTHIIAIASIGSDQTWANFQGAVVAVFIIVSPIVLGLVLGCAWIVRLLYRDAAQARALQASLEANTMLFREIHHRVKNNLQSVQSLVRMQDLPQAAKLDLQSRFAAMAAMHEHIYKHDRYEDIDAHDFIPAVVDEVMMAYGSDAVVDYEVDHIPVDRDHATPLALLLSELVTNACKYAVADGGGRILVALRQGANGRAKLTVRDSGAGFEPDRITGSSMGMRLIKGVVAQMDGTHSFRNEGGTVFEADIALSTAVRNG, encoded by the coding sequence GTGTCCGCCATCCCGGCCGCAATCGGTCTGATGCTGGTGTTCCTGGCCGTCTTTGCCGCGATATTCGGCTACTTCCTTGCCATAGGGATCAAGCAGACCGAGGAGCGCTTGGTCGAGCGTTCGAGTGCGGCGGTCCAGGTGGTCTCCAGCAATGCGTTCTGGATCGCCGAAGTTGCGCACCAGACCTTGCGCCGTGTCGACGCCGCCCTAGGCCCAACCATGTCGGGCAGTATCGCCGATCTTGGGCCCGTGCTCGAGGGCCTGCCTTCTGTAACCGAGGTCTATATCATCGATGCGGAGGCCAGGACCATCTATTCGACCGTCCCCGGCGCCGGGGCGGTTTCGGTAGCGGACCGCGATTATTTCATCGCCGTGCGCGATGGTGCGCCGTTTTACACCTCGCCGCTGCTGATCAGCCGCCTGACCGGCGACCGCATCTTCGTGTTCAGCAAGCGGGTGGAGCGGGACGGCAAGTTTGCCGGCGCCATCATGGTGTCCTTCCCCGAATCCTTGATGGAAGAGCTGTGGCGCAACCTGGACTTCGAAGACACCTCGACTATTAGCCTGGTTCGCGATGATGGCCAGTTGATTGCCCGCTATCCGCCGACCGAGGGACCGGTCGATCTCAGTGAAACCCCACTCTTTACCGTGCACCTCAAGACGGGGAGCACGGGCACCTATACGTCCGCTCGCTCGCCGGTCGACGGGGTGGCGCGGGTCGTCAGCTATCGGCAGGTGCCAGGGACCCATATCATCGCCATCGCCTCGATCGGATCGGACCAGACCTGGGCCAACTTCCAGGGCGCCGTCGTGGCGGTGTTCATCATCGTTTCCCCGATCGTGCTGGGCCTGGTGCTGGGCTGCGCCTGGATCGTGCGACTACTTTATCGCGACGCGGCGCAGGCTCGAGCATTGCAGGCCTCGCTGGAAGCCAACACCATGCTGTTCCGGGAAATCCACCATCGCGTGAAGAACAACCTCCAATCGGTGCAGTCGCTAGTGCGCATGCAGGATCTGCCTCAGGCCGCAAAGCTCGATTTGCAGAGCCGGTTCGCTGCCATGGCGGCGATGCACGAGCATATCTACAAGCATGATCGCTACGAGGATATCGACGCGCATGACTTCATCCCGGCGGTAGTCGATGAAGTCATGATGGCTTACGGTTCCGATGCCGTGGTCGATTACGAGGTGGACCACATCCCGGTCGACCGCGATCACGCTACGCCGCTGGCACTGCTGCTCAGCGAACTGGTGACCAATGCCTGCAAGTATGCGGTTGCCGATGGTGGTGGTCGCATACTTGTTGCGTTGCGCCAGGGCGCCAACGGCCGGGCGAAGTTGACGGTGCGCGACAGCGGTGCCGGCTTCGAGCCAGACCGTATCACCGGCAGCAGCATGGGTATGCGCCTGATCAAGGGCGTGGTGGCGCAGATGGACGGCACGCACAGCTTCCGCAACGAGGGCGGCACCGTATTCGAAGCCGATATAGCCCTCTCGACCGCAGTCAGGAACGGCTAG